A genomic window from Caballeronia sp. SBC1 includes:
- a CDS encoding Lrp/AsnC family transcriptional regulator, producing the protein MRPPRLDQLDDIDRNLVASLQVNARESVSELARQLGIARTTVIARLARLEKTGVIAGYGVRLGQDVLDASIQAYVGIKLAPKYGRDVQKRFARMPEMQLLCAVSGEFDYVAWLRADSPDRLNDLLDEIGGLEGVERTTTSIILARKVDRGGLG; encoded by the coding sequence ATGCGACCGCCGCGCCTCGATCAGCTCGACGACATCGACCGGAACCTTGTTGCGTCTTTGCAGGTGAATGCCCGCGAAAGCGTGTCCGAACTTGCGCGTCAACTCGGTATTGCGCGCACGACGGTGATCGCCCGGCTTGCGCGGCTTGAAAAGACCGGCGTGATAGCAGGCTATGGCGTCCGCTTGGGACAAGACGTGCTCGATGCCAGTATCCAGGCCTACGTGGGCATCAAGCTGGCGCCGAAGTATGGTCGCGACGTGCAGAAGCGCTTCGCCAGGATGCCCGAGATGCAACTGCTCTGTGCAGTGAGCGGAGAGTTCGACTATGTCGCGTGGCTGCGAGCGGATTCCCCTGACCGGCTGAACGATCTGCTCGATGAAATCGGTGGACTAGAGGGCGTCGAACGCACGACGACATCGATCATTCTTGCCCGCAAGGTGGATCGTGGCGGCTTGGGTTAA
- a CDS encoding Spy/CpxP family protein refolding chaperone, translated as MKKTFVALAASLALSTAFAQSSAPAAPAAPAGASAPDTARGQAREARVEQRISELHAKLKITAAQDEQWNKFADVMRDNGHTMGDLYRQRMALGDNTSALDDMKQYEQITQAHADGTKRLVEAFEPLYASLSPEQKKLADASFHQSSKPGAHKGRAPHRKAPAAAAADGASTTKP; from the coding sequence ATGAAAAAAACATTCGTTGCATTGGCTGCCTCACTGGCTCTTTCCACGGCATTTGCCCAATCGTCCGCACCGGCGGCTCCTGCTGCGCCCGCAGGCGCATCGGCACCGGATACGGCACGCGGCCAGGCACGTGAAGCACGCGTCGAGCAACGTATTTCGGAACTGCATGCCAAGCTCAAGATCACCGCTGCCCAGGACGAGCAATGGAACAAGTTCGCCGATGTCATGCGCGACAACGGCCACACAATGGGTGATCTGTACCGTCAACGCATGGCGCTGGGTGACAACACGAGCGCGCTCGACGACATGAAACAGTACGAGCAGATCACGCAGGCACACGCGGACGGTACGAAGCGTCTGGTCGAGGCCTTTGAGCCGTTGTACGCAAGCCTTTCACCCGAGCAGAAGAAACTCGCGGACGCAAGCTTCCACCAGTCGAGCAAGCCGGGTGCGCATAAAGGCCGCGCGCCGCATCGCAAGGCGCCGGCTGCCGCAGCGGCGGACGGTGCTTCGACCACCAAGCCCTAA
- a CDS encoding PGDYG domain-containing protein — protein sequence MTPNTLTHLDLTADPAAHRVVKDETVAVQFAEEPGSLMSLEGPNRYAPGDALITGATGERWVVSRDRFDAKYVTHDGVTHGHAGAYRNVPVAVLAKQMHEAFSIARSEAGDVLHGEAGDWVMQYAPGDYGVVKAARFAKVYKRA from the coding sequence ATGACACCCAACACTCTTACCCACCTCGACCTCACCGCCGACCCCGCCGCGCATCGCGTGGTGAAAGACGAAACGGTGGCTGTGCAGTTTGCAGAGGAACCCGGCTCGCTGATGAGCCTGGAAGGCCCGAATCGCTATGCTCCCGGCGATGCGTTGATCACGGGCGCTACCGGCGAGCGTTGGGTGGTGTCGCGGGATCGGTTCGATGCAAAGTACGTCACGCACGACGGCGTCACGCATGGCCATGCCGGTGCGTACCGGAACGTACCGGTTGCGGTCCTCGCGAAGCAGATGCACGAAGCGTTTTCAATCGCGCGTTCTGAAGCCGGCGATGTGCTTCACGGCGAAGCAGGCGACTGGGTCATGCAATACGCCCCGGGCGACTACGGAGTCGTCAAGGCCGCCCGTTTCGCGAAGGTTTATAAGCGCGCTTGA
- a CDS encoding DUF3022 domain-containing protein — translation MDDEYQYDCPSADIELLARVVSDLFPEQTQFAERPGDDGQLSLVIHYVAMRFGATARRIAIDIRFDPASLTRYRAMPSRLHARSYAVLRAYVEATLGSLEEMYAAGETVPRTVEIGIGEDFA, via the coding sequence ATGGACGACGAATATCAATATGACTGCCCGAGTGCGGATATCGAATTGCTGGCGCGCGTGGTCAGCGACCTGTTCCCGGAGCAGACGCAATTCGCCGAGCGTCCGGGCGACGACGGCCAGCTTTCGCTTGTGATTCATTATGTGGCAATGCGCTTCGGCGCAACGGCGCGCCGGATAGCCATCGATATCCGCTTCGATCCCGCCTCACTCACGCGTTACAGGGCGATGCCGTCGCGTTTGCACGCGCGCAGTTATGCGGTGCTGCGTGCTTATGTGGAAGCCACGCTCGGTTCGCTCGAGGAGATGTACGCAGCCGGGGAAACGGTCCCGCGCACGGTGGAGATCGGTATAGGCGAGGATTTTGCGTAA
- a CDS encoding YhfC family intramembrane metalloprotease, which yields MVSALTLVCITLATLLIAALPIWLYRKTKPRFGFERRDVIVGIAVFALFSMVIERGLHGLVLSNATTVGLLMNPAIFVIYGALATGICEEVGRYAGMRWLIKRDPTSLQRPGTALGYGIGHGGAEAWLVGVLVQLQWILYALLADRGMLDQYFTSVPAESLLRLHAVLGSLAPESAALFLVERAAAFVFQVGLSVGMWHMLRERFRFTLPFMIVAHALIALPVALYQARLIPLLAADAVYLVFGLIVMRALRRYFLGVAAAANRAARVKAGD from the coding sequence ATGGTAAGTGCCTTGACGCTGGTCTGTATCACCCTCGCGACGCTGCTGATTGCCGCGTTGCCTATCTGGTTGTATCGCAAGACGAAGCCCCGGTTTGGTTTCGAGCGGCGTGACGTGATTGTCGGGATCGCGGTCTTTGCACTGTTTTCGATGGTGATCGAACGCGGCTTGCACGGTCTCGTCCTGAGCAACGCGACCACGGTTGGCTTGCTGATGAATCCGGCCATTTTCGTGATCTACGGCGCGCTTGCGACCGGCATCTGCGAGGAAGTCGGGCGCTACGCCGGCATGAGATGGCTGATCAAGCGCGATCCGACCTCGTTGCAGCGCCCGGGCACGGCGCTCGGCTATGGAATCGGCCACGGCGGCGCGGAGGCGTGGCTCGTTGGCGTGCTGGTGCAATTGCAGTGGATCCTCTACGCGCTGCTGGCCGATCGTGGCATGCTCGATCAATATTTCACGAGCGTCCCGGCCGAGTCGCTGCTGCGGCTGCACGCCGTGCTCGGCAGCCTCGCGCCGGAATCCGCCGCGTTGTTCCTGGTCGAACGGGCGGCGGCATTCGTGTTCCAGGTGGGATTGTCGGTGGGAATGTGGCACATGCTGCGTGAGCGTTTCCGCTTCACGCTGCCGTTCATGATCGTGGCTCACGCGCTGATCGCTCTGCCGGTTGCGCTTTATCAGGCGCGGTTGATTCCGCTGCTCGCCGCCGATGCCGTGTATCTCGTGTTCGGGCTGATCGTGATGCGGGCGCTTCGGCGCTATTTCCTGGGCGTGGCGGCAGCTGCGAACCGTGCGGCACGTGTAAAGGCCGGAGACTGA
- a CDS encoding LacI family DNA-binding transcriptional regulator: protein MARDNFSNDRRATITDVAREAGTGKTSISRYLNGETGVLSTELRERIEEAIAKLDYRPNQMARGLKRGRNRLVGMLVADLTNPYSVEVLQGVEAACHAYGYMPLICHAANEVDLERRYLQLLTTYRVEGVIVNALGVKEETLESLTRGGVPVVLVDRSVEGLVTDMVGLDNTEAVRMAIHHLVSQGFDELLFIVQPYAQVSSRRVREAAFRDTIGALCDSGVSGTTIVLDLDNDATLAEIDALIDAAQRRNRRAALFAANAPVALRVALHLKERHGADWQRHVALMSIDDSEWAELAGMTTVRQPTYTIGERAVEFLHERIEGAVVAARECLLPGELVVRASTSASAPTNNGGT, encoded by the coding sequence ATGGCAAGAGACAATTTTTCGAATGACCGGCGCGCGACCATCACCGACGTCGCGCGCGAAGCCGGCACCGGCAAGACCAGCATTTCGCGTTATCTGAACGGCGAGACGGGCGTGTTGTCGACGGAGTTGCGCGAGCGCATAGAAGAGGCGATCGCGAAGCTCGATTACCGGCCGAACCAGATGGCGCGCGGGCTCAAACGAGGGCGCAACCGGCTGGTCGGGATGCTGGTCGCGGACTTGACGAATCCTTACTCGGTTGAGGTGCTGCAGGGTGTGGAGGCGGCCTGTCACGCGTATGGTTATATGCCGCTGATCTGCCATGCGGCGAACGAGGTCGATCTGGAGCGGCGATACCTTCAACTTCTGACCACCTACCGCGTGGAAGGCGTGATTGTGAATGCGCTCGGCGTGAAGGAAGAGACGCTGGAATCGCTCACTCGCGGCGGCGTGCCGGTGGTGCTGGTGGACCGCTCGGTCGAGGGGCTCGTGACCGATATGGTCGGGCTGGACAACACCGAAGCGGTGCGCATGGCGATCCATCATCTGGTGAGCCAGGGTTTCGATGAACTGCTGTTTATCGTCCAGCCGTACGCGCAGGTTAGCTCGCGACGCGTGCGCGAAGCGGCATTTCGTGACACTATCGGCGCGCTCTGCGATTCAGGCGTGTCAGGCACGACAATCGTGCTCGATCTGGATAATGACGCAACCCTTGCCGAAATCGATGCGCTTATTGACGCTGCGCAACGGCGGAACCGCCGCGCAGCGCTCTTCGCGGCGAACGCGCCGGTAGCGTTGCGGGTCGCGTTGCATCTGAAGGAGCGTCATGGCGCTGACTGGCAGCGGCACGTGGCGCTGATGAGTATCGACGACTCCGAGTGGGCCGAGCTCGCCGGAATGACGACCGTGCGCCAACCGACCTATACCATAGGCGAGCGCGCCGTCGAGTTCCTGCATGAGCGCATTGAAGGCGCGGTCGTGGCGGCGCGAGAATGCCTGCTGCCGGGCGAACTGGTCGTGCGGGCATCGACATCGGCATCGGCACCAACAAACAATGGCGGTACGTAG
- a CDS encoding NAD(P)-dependent oxidoreductase yields MKKKIVAYKPLPADVLAYLQENADVTTVDPKQHDVFVAALKDADGAIGASTQITPAMLEGASKLKVLATVSVGFDAFNIDDLNRRGILLTNTPDVLTESTADTVFALILASARRVVELAEWVKEGKWTKSIGEDCFGVDVQGKTLGIIGLGRIGGAVARRASLGFRMNVLYTNRSPNAQAERDYGAKKVDLDELLATSDFVLLQVPLTDETRNLIGAEQLKKMKRSAILINASRGPTVDEDALIQALQDGTILGAGLDVFVKEPLSADSPLLKMKNVVALPHIGSATHETRHAMNKNAAENLIGALNGTLTNNMVNPEALKR; encoded by the coding sequence ATGAAAAAGAAAATCGTCGCGTATAAGCCGTTGCCCGCGGACGTGCTCGCGTATCTTCAGGAAAACGCGGATGTCACAACCGTGGACCCGAAGCAGCACGATGTGTTCGTGGCCGCGTTGAAAGACGCTGATGGCGCGATCGGCGCGAGCACGCAGATCACACCGGCCATGCTCGAGGGCGCATCGAAGCTGAAGGTGCTGGCGACGGTTTCCGTTGGTTTCGATGCCTTCAATATCGACGATCTGAACCGCCGCGGCATTCTGCTCACGAATACGCCGGACGTGCTGACGGAATCGACGGCGGATACGGTTTTCGCGTTGATCCTCGCAAGCGCGCGTCGCGTGGTGGAACTCGCGGAATGGGTGAAAGAGGGCAAGTGGACGAAGAGCATCGGCGAAGACTGTTTTGGTGTCGATGTCCAGGGCAAGACGCTCGGTATCATCGGGCTGGGACGGATTGGCGGTGCGGTAGCGCGGCGTGCGTCGCTCGGTTTCCGCATGAACGTGCTGTACACAAACCGCAGTCCGAATGCACAGGCTGAACGCGACTACGGCGCGAAGAAGGTTGATCTCGACGAGTTGCTCGCCACCTCCGATTTCGTGCTGCTGCAAGTGCCCCTGACCGATGAAACACGCAACTTGATCGGCGCGGAGCAACTGAAGAAGATGAAACGCAGCGCGATCCTGATCAACGCATCGCGCGGACCGACGGTGGATGAAGACGCGCTGATTCAAGCGTTGCAGGACGGCACGATTCTCGGTGCGGGCCTCGATGTTTTCGTAAAAGAGCCGCTGTCCGCCGACTCGCCATTGCTCAAGATGAAGAACGTGGTGGCGCTGCCGCATATTGGCTCGGCCACGCACGAAACCCGCCACGCGATGAACAAGAACGCAGCGGAAAACCTGATCGGCGCGTTGAACGGCACGCTGACGAACAACATGGTGAATCCAGAAGCATTGAAGCGCTGA
- a CDS encoding MFS transporter, with product MQPASANTTTTKLAVRRWWTIMPIVFITYSLAYLDRANFGFASAAGINHDLGISKGLASLIGALFFLGYFFFQIPGAIYAERRSVKKLVFVSLILWGGCAALTGVVTNIPSLMVLRFMLGVVEAAVMPAMLIFISNWFTKSERSRANTFLILGNPVTVLWMSVVSGYLINSFGWRHMFVVEGAPAIIWAVIWWFIVQDKPAQVKWLSEQEKRDLDNTLRAEQAAIKPVKNYGEAFKSAAVIKLSAQYFCWSIGVYGFVLWLPSILKNASTFGMVETGWLSAVPYLAATIAMIAASWASDKLERRKLFVWPFLLIGAFAFAGSYLLGSTSFWGSYALLVIAGAAMYAPYGPFFAIVPELLPKNVAGGAMALINSMGALGSFVGSYVVGYLNGATGSPAASYVFMSAALVAAVILTLIVKPQPVAAAAKLATRA from the coding sequence ATGCAACCAGCCAGTGCCAACACCACTACAACCAAGCTCGCGGTGCGCCGCTGGTGGACGATCATGCCGATCGTGTTCATCACATACAGCCTCGCGTATCTCGATCGTGCGAACTTCGGCTTCGCTTCGGCGGCTGGTATCAACCACGATCTCGGCATCAGCAAGGGGCTGGCATCGCTGATTGGCGCATTGTTCTTCCTCGGCTATTTCTTCTTCCAGATTCCCGGCGCGATCTACGCTGAGCGTCGCAGCGTGAAGAAGCTCGTGTTCGTGAGCCTGATCCTCTGGGGCGGGTGCGCGGCGCTGACCGGCGTGGTCACCAACATTCCATCGCTGATGGTGCTGCGTTTCATGCTCGGTGTCGTGGAAGCGGCCGTGATGCCCGCGATGCTGATCTTCATCTCCAACTGGTTCACGAAATCCGAGCGATCGCGCGCCAACACGTTCCTGATCCTGGGCAATCCAGTGACGGTGCTGTGGATGTCGGTGGTATCGGGCTACTTGATCAATTCGTTCGGCTGGCGCCACATGTTCGTGGTGGAAGGTGCGCCGGCCATCATCTGGGCGGTGATCTGGTGGTTCATCGTGCAGGACAAGCCAGCGCAAGTTAAGTGGCTGTCCGAACAGGAAAAACGCGATCTGGACAACACGCTGCGCGCAGAACAAGCGGCGATCAAACCGGTCAAGAACTATGGCGAGGCGTTCAAGTCGGCGGCGGTGATCAAGCTGTCCGCGCAATATTTCTGCTGGAGCATCGGCGTGTACGGCTTCGTGTTGTGGCTGCCGTCGATCCTCAAGAACGCGTCCACGTTCGGCATGGTCGAGACCGGCTGGCTGTCTGCCGTGCCGTATCTGGCAGCAACCATTGCGATGATCGCGGCGTCCTGGGCGTCGGACAAACTCGAGCGCCGCAAGTTGTTCGTGTGGCCGTTCCTGCTGATCGGCGCGTTCGCTTTCGCGGGATCGTACCTGCTTGGATCGACGAGTTTCTGGGGCTCCTATGCGCTGCTCGTGATCGCGGGCGCGGCCATGTATGCGCCTTATGGCCCGTTCTTCGCGATCGTGCCTGAATTGCTGCCGAAGAACGTGGCGGGCGGTGCAATGGCGCTGATCAACAGCATGGGCGCGCTTGGATCGTTTGTCGGATCGTATGTGGTCGGGTACCTGAACGGCGCGACGGGGTCGCCGGCGGCGTCGTATGTGTTCATGAGCGCCGCGCTGGTAGCGGCCGTGATCCTGACGCTGATCGTGAAACCGCAACCGGTCGCAGCCGCCGCTAAACTGGCCACACGTGCTTGA
- a CDS encoding sugar kinase, producing the protein MTTSLDVVTYGEAMTMFVAAETGDLAKVGQFTKRVAGADLNVAIGLSRLGFRVGWMSRVGRDSFGRYVLDVLAQEGIDAGCVTIDERYPTAFQLKSKNDDGSDPAIEYFRKGSAASHMSLDDYVADYVLGARHLHLTGVAPAISATSRELGFHMAREMRKAGKTISFDPNLRPTLWPSREAMAESLNALAALADWVMPGVSEGKILTGFTKPEDIARFYLDQGAKGVVVKLGAQGAYFRTVDNEEGTVPAIPVKNVVDTVGAGDGFAVGVVSALLEGRDVRHALTRGNRIGALAIQVIGDSEGLPTRSELDALEQASSGEAAANVAL; encoded by the coding sequence ATGACAACCTCTCTCGATGTCGTGACCTACGGCGAAGCCATGACGATGTTCGTCGCCGCCGAGACCGGCGATCTAGCGAAGGTCGGCCAGTTCACCAAGCGCGTGGCCGGCGCGGATCTGAACGTCGCGATCGGTTTGTCGCGGCTCGGTTTCCGGGTCGGCTGGATGAGTCGCGTGGGCCGCGACTCGTTCGGCCGCTACGTGCTCGATGTGCTCGCGCAGGAAGGAATCGATGCGGGTTGCGTCACGATCGACGAGCGTTATCCGACCGCTTTCCAGCTCAAATCGAAGAATGACGACGGCAGCGATCCAGCGATCGAATACTTTCGCAAAGGCTCGGCGGCGAGCCATATGTCGCTCGATGACTACGTGGCGGACTACGTGCTGGGCGCGCGCCATTTGCATCTGACGGGCGTCGCACCGGCCATTTCGGCGACCTCGCGCGAACTCGGGTTCCACATGGCGCGCGAGATGCGCAAGGCCGGCAAGACCATTTCCTTCGATCCCAACCTGCGGCCGACGCTCTGGCCGTCGCGTGAAGCCATGGCGGAGTCGCTGAACGCGCTGGCGGCGCTGGCCGACTGGGTCATGCCGGGTGTCAGCGAAGGCAAGATCCTGACGGGTTTCACGAAGCCCGAGGACATTGCGCGGTTCTATCTGGATCAGGGGGCGAAGGGCGTCGTGGTCAAGCTTGGAGCGCAAGGCGCGTATTTCCGGACCGTGGATAACGAAGAAGGCACGGTGCCGGCAATCCCGGTAAAAAATGTCGTCGATACAGTCGGCGCGGGCGATGGTTTCGCTGTCGGCGTGGTGAGCGCGTTGCTGGAAGGGCGCGACGTGCGGCACGCGCTGACACGCGGCAACCGCATCGGCGCTTTGGCAATTCAGGTGATCGGTGATAGCGAAGGTTTGCCGACGCGTAGCGAACTCGATGCGCTGGAACAAGCGAGCAGCGGCGAGGCGGCAGCCAACGTCGCTTTATAA
- a CDS encoding sugar phosphate isomerase/epimerase codes for MVIVASAFGAEAIRHDGHATWAEVAAKAGAAGFEVRRELFSHETQSQPAALYELGQQIRSAGIWPVYSTPVTLFDDTGALDECAMEQTLDEAAALDARIVKFQLGGSESAGTATDSATLDRLIAGIRNSKAQVVVENGQLKAGGTIDAFSTLFKALENRSHTLSMTFDTGNWQWAQQDPLEAARRLTQYVGYVHCKAVQGEGARRFATAPATDDEHFAALLASLPANVPRGIEFPFEQDNLAADAARYVKQLASA; via the coding sequence GTGGTTATCGTGGCGAGTGCATTCGGTGCGGAAGCGATCCGCCACGACGGCCACGCAACTTGGGCGGAAGTCGCGGCAAAAGCCGGCGCGGCCGGCTTCGAAGTCCGCCGCGAATTGTTCTCCCATGAGACCCAATCCCAGCCCGCTGCCCTATACGAACTCGGTCAGCAAATTCGATCGGCTGGCATCTGGCCGGTCTATTCCACCCCCGTGACCCTTTTCGACGATACCGGCGCTCTCGATGAATGCGCGATGGAGCAGACGCTGGACGAAGCCGCTGCGCTCGATGCGCGTATCGTCAAATTTCAGCTCGGCGGGTCAGAAAGCGCGGGCACGGCCACGGATTCCGCGACGCTCGACCGCCTGATCGCCGGTATCCGAAATTCCAAAGCACAGGTCGTGGTCGAAAACGGCCAGCTGAAAGCGGGCGGCACGATCGATGCGTTCTCCACTTTGTTCAAAGCGCTGGAAAATCGCTCGCACACGCTCTCCATGACCTTCGATACCGGCAACTGGCAATGGGCGCAGCAAGATCCGCTCGAAGCAGCGAGGCGCCTGACCCAATACGTCGGTTACGTGCATTGCAAGGCGGTGCAGGGCGAAGGCGCGCGACGGTTCGCGACGGCCCCCGCAACCGACGATGAGCACTTCGCCGCGTTGCTGGCTTCTCTACCGGCCAACGTTCCGCGCGGTATCGAATTTCCATTCGAACAAGACAATCTCGCCGCCGATGCTGCGCGCTACGTCAAACAACTAGCATCGGCCTGA
- a CDS encoding LysR family transcriptional regulator, whose protein sequence is MTPDQLITFATVAEHANISRAALALHLSQPAVSGQLRQLQDEFGEPLYQRDGRGIRLTTAGEQLAVYATRIRETFGQAHAYRNALRGLERGTLRIGASTTPASYLLPYLIAEFHRQHPDVVVHTIDGNTAEIVAALGSLDIAMIEGPVGTDLPPGTEATPWREDEIVAIAPSGHPLVPVSGGVTLEAVCAYSLVLREGGSGVRQLVERACARAGVQMRVALEIAGVEGVKEAVRAGMGIGFVSAMSMRHEDGALQRLRIAPEPLTRRFSILMPHGAATSRVAARFYALCVEGGAAK, encoded by the coding sequence ATGACCCCAGACCAGCTTATAACCTTCGCCACCGTTGCGGAACATGCCAATATCAGCCGCGCAGCACTCGCGCTGCACTTGTCACAGCCGGCTGTGTCGGGGCAGTTGCGCCAGTTGCAGGACGAATTTGGCGAACCTCTGTATCAGCGCGATGGGCGCGGCATCCGGCTGACCACCGCGGGCGAACAGCTCGCCGTTTATGCCACTCGGATTCGCGAGACCTTCGGGCAAGCGCATGCGTACCGGAATGCGCTGCGGGGGCTCGAGCGCGGCACGCTGCGGATCGGCGCGAGCACGACGCCAGCGAGTTACTTGTTGCCTTATCTGATCGCAGAGTTTCATCGGCAGCATCCGGATGTGGTGGTTCACACGATTGACGGGAACACAGCGGAAATCGTCGCGGCGCTGGGTTCGCTGGATATCGCGATGATCGAAGGGCCGGTGGGCACTGATCTGCCACCGGGAACCGAAGCCACGCCGTGGCGCGAGGATGAAATCGTGGCGATTGCGCCGAGTGGGCATCCGCTGGTGCCCGTCTCCGGCGGTGTGACACTCGAAGCGGTGTGCGCTTATTCGCTGGTTTTGCGCGAGGGTGGGTCGGGGGTGCGCCAGTTGGTTGAGCGAGCGTGCGCGCGGGCGGGCGTGCAGATGCGCGTTGCGCTCGAAATAGCGGGCGTGGAAGGCGTGAAGGAAGCCGTGCGGGCGGGGATGGGGATTGGTTTTGTGTCGGCGATGTCAATGCGCCATGAGGACGGCGCGTTGCAACGTCTGAGGATTGCGCCGGAGCCGCTGACGCGGCGGTTTTCGATCCTGATGCCACATGGCGCGGCGACGTCGCGGGTGGCGGCGCGGTTTTACGCGCTGTGTGTGGAAGGTGGGGCTGCGAAGTAA
- a CDS encoding YeiH family protein, protein MATPVASTPAPSASTAPSGQTRGQLNGILFVALFAAAVTQLAALPFISNLGLSPLIVGIVAGAIYGNALRDGMPESWASGVNFSARKLLRIAVGFFGLRVSLQEIAQVGLPGLTVSVLVVVSTLAIGTWAGMKLMKLDRDTALLTAAGSAICGAAAVLAFESTLQSEPHKSAMAVGSVVLFGTLSMFLYPLALHLGWLHLDTLGVGLFFGGTIHEVAQVVGAASNVSPEATHIATIVKMTRVMLLVPVLLVIGMWVNRSRNNGQTDGSGTKRKLAIPWFALGFLALVIVNSLHVLPDTATHTLNTLDTFALTMAMTALGIETRIAQIRRAGPRALVTGAIVYAWLIGGGLAITMGVERLLG, encoded by the coding sequence ATCGCCACTCCTGTCGCATCTACTCCCGCTCCAAGCGCTTCAACCGCTCCAAGCGGTCAAACGCGCGGCCAACTGAACGGCATCTTGTTCGTCGCGCTGTTTGCCGCCGCCGTCACGCAACTGGCCGCCCTGCCGTTCATCTCGAATCTGGGGCTGAGTCCGCTGATCGTCGGCATTGTCGCGGGGGCCATCTATGGCAACGCGCTGCGGGACGGCATGCCGGAGAGCTGGGCCTCGGGCGTGAATTTCTCCGCTCGCAAGCTGCTGCGTATCGCAGTTGGCTTCTTCGGTCTGCGCGTAAGCCTGCAGGAAATCGCTCAGGTCGGACTGCCGGGATTGACGGTGTCGGTGCTGGTGGTGGTGAGTACGCTCGCCATCGGCACGTGGGCGGGCATGAAGCTGATGAAGCTCGACCGCGATACGGCATTGCTGACCGCAGCCGGAAGCGCGATCTGTGGCGCCGCGGCAGTGCTCGCGTTCGAGTCCACCTTGCAGTCCGAACCGCATAAAAGCGCGATGGCTGTGGGCAGTGTCGTGCTGTTCGGCACGCTCTCCATGTTCCTCTACCCGCTCGCGTTGCACCTCGGCTGGCTGCATCTGGATACGCTGGGCGTCGGCCTGTTTTTCGGCGGCACGATCCACGAAGTGGCGCAGGTGGTGGGCGCGGCCAGCAACGTGAGCCCGGAAGCGACACATATTGCGACCATCGTGAAAATGACACGCGTGATGCTGCTCGTGCCTGTGCTGCTCGTGATCGGCATGTGGGTGAACCGCTCGCGTAACAACGGTCAAACCGACGGTAGTGGCACGAAGCGCAAGTTGGCCATTCCCTGGTTCGCGCTCGGTTTCCTCGCGCTCGTGATCGTGAATTCGTTGCACGTTTTGCCCGATACCGCTACCCACACGCTGAACACGCTCGATACTTTCGCGCTGACCATGGCGATGACCGCATTGGGTATCGAAACGCGGATCGCGCAGATTCGCCGCGCCGGACCGCGTGCGCTGGTAACCGGTGCCATCGTCTATGCCTGGCTGATCGGGGGAGGACTCGCGATAACCATGGGCGTCGAGCGCCTGCTCGGGTAA
- a CDS encoding glutathione S-transferase encodes MAYELYYWDGLQGRGEFVRLALEDAGADYVDVARGAKKDGQGTGAMMKIINSKTEPHIPFAPPFLKDGELIVSHVANILQYLGPKLGLAPKDEGLRYVAHGLQLTIADMVTEVHDTHHPLASGLYYEDQKDAAKERAKDFIENRIPKFIGYFERALAQNPHGDTQMIGNTTTYVDLSIFQLVEGLHYAFPRATEKFGSLYPRITALHDAVLERPNIAAYVDSERRIPFNESGIFRHYPELDQDA; translated from the coding sequence ATGGCCTACGAACTGTATTACTGGGACGGTCTTCAAGGCCGGGGTGAATTCGTCCGGCTCGCGCTGGAAGACGCCGGCGCTGACTACGTTGACGTTGCACGCGGCGCGAAAAAAGACGGACAAGGCACCGGCGCGATGATGAAAATCATCAACAGCAAGACCGAGCCGCACATTCCGTTTGCCCCGCCATTTCTGAAGGATGGCGAACTGATCGTGTCGCACGTCGCGAATATCTTGCAGTATCTGGGACCGAAGCTCGGTCTCGCGCCGAAGGATGAAGGTCTGCGCTATGTTGCGCACGGTTTGCAGTTGACTATCGCGGATATGGTGACCGAAGTCCACGACACCCATCATCCACTTGCAAGCGGTCTTTACTACGAAGACCAGAAGGACGCCGCGAAGGAACGCGCGAAGGATTTCATCGAGAACCGGATTCCGAAGTTCATCGGCTATTTCGAGCGGGCGCTCGCGCAGAATCCTCACGGCGATACACAGATGATCGGTAATACAACGACCTACGTGGATCTGTCGATATTTCAACTCGTCGAGGGCTTGCACTACGCCTTTCCGCGCGCAACGGAGAAGTTCGGCAGCCTGTATCCGCGCATTACGGCATTGCATGATGCCGTGCTGGAACGACCGAATATCGCAGCGTATGTAGACTCGGAACGCCGGATTCCATTCAACGAATCCGGCATCTTCCGCCATTACCCGGAACTGGATCAGGACGCTTAG